The region CGCCGCCACAGGCCGAGCGCACCCTGGCGCTCGTCCGTGCACACTTCGACCAGACACGGTTCGCCTGGCGCGGCGGCCGCGACGACGAGTGCGCCTTCTACTACCGGATCCACTCCCCCGTGCTCCTGGTCGAGTACGACAACCATCCAGGTGTCTTCCTCACCCATCCCGAGCCCGCCCGCTACCACGTCCACACCATCGTGCGGGCGCCCAACGGCAACAACTACGGACGTGACCTCCTCGCCCAGCACTACCGGCTGCACCACGGAGGTCACCGACCCGGTTGACATCGCCGAGTCCGCCCATGGCCGTGGGCGGGGCTGCTACTTGTGTGCCGCGGTGATACCGGCTTCGAGCAGGCGACGCGCGGTGGCGGCGGCGTCCTCCAGAAGGTGTCGGCTGTCCGCGAGGAGGCGGCCGGCCCTGACGTGGTCGCGTCCGGCAACGGTGACGGTGTCGATGTGGGAGCGGTCCAGCTGCAGGACGACCGTGCTGTAGGGATCGTGGACGGGGGCGACGTCGACCCGGTCGGCGCGCAGGACGAGGAGGTCGGCCTGCTTGCCGGGCGTGAGCGAGCCCGTACGGTCGGCCAGGCCGAGAGAACGGGCCCCGTCCAGGGTGGCCATGCGCAGCACGTCGCGCACGGTGATGCCACTGGCAGTGCCGGCCGTGTGGTGGGCGTGGCGGCCGGCCTGGTAGGCGGCGCGAAGCTGGGTGAACATGTCGGCGGCGACGGTGGCTTCGAAGTCCACGCTCAGGGTGACCGTCAGGTTCGGCTGAGCATGGGCGGGAGCGATCACGGGGTAACCGAGCCCCATGATCATCTCGGTGGCGGGCGAGACGGAGATGCTGCCGCCGCTGTCGGCGATGACGGCCAGTTCCTCGGTGCTGAGGCCGTTGGCGTGAATGAAGGTGGTGCCGGGCAACAGGGCACCGATCTTCTGCAGATGGGCCGCTGACAGGCGGGGGGAGAAGTGCCGTGCGACCGGCACATCCAGGTCTCGTGCCAGAGCGGCGTTGGCCAGCTCGTCCTCATCGCTGCCGCCCTCCGTCACCAGCGCCATGGTGACCAGCGCATCCGAGTCCGCCGGCAACTGGCCGCGGACGCGACGTGCGTCGTCGGGCAGAACGGCCCCGTGCGCGAAGATCTGCGGAAGGCTCTTGCCGTAGGCGAACACGGCGCGGATTCCCGACTCCCGCAGAGCGGTGACCAGAGCGTCGCTGTGCTCTGGCGTGTTCTGGATATCGGAGACGTCCTGGATGGTGGTGACGCCGGAGGCGAGCGCGGCGCGGGCGCTGAGGAGATCGCCGGTGTACAGGTCGTGCGGCGTCATGGCGGGGCCGAACTCGCCGAGGATGTTGTCCATGGATTGCCGAAGGGTGTGGGCAGGGGCAATACCCCGCAGGATGGCCTGCCACATGTGGCGATGAGTGTCCACGAAGCCCGGGACGATGATGCGGCCGGTGGCGTCGACGACCTCGGCGCCGGCCGGCGCCTCCAGCACGGTACCGATCCGGACGATGCGGTCTCCCTCGATCAAGAGATCGCCGTTGTCGAAGTCCCCCAACGACTCATCCATGGTGAGCAGGCAAGCGTTGCGATAGAGGCGGATGGCCACGTTGGCTCCTTGATCAGGATTCGGGGCGGTGCGTGTTCGGGCGCGGCGGCCGATCCCAACTCCGGTTCGGCGCATGGCGTACGCGGGGAGAACGGGGTGTCGATCGGACGGGGGTGTCGATCGGCTCAGCGTCTTCCTACACCATCACGGACACCGTGCCCCGGATGCCGAACAGCGACTTCCCGTAGATCTCGGCGGCCACTTCGGGGTTGAGGACGGCGTGCCGGCTCCCGGTCTCGATGTCCCGCCAGATGCGCTGCAGCGGGTTGGACTCGCCGAAGCTCGAAGCG is a window of Streptomyces violaceusniger Tu 4113 DNA encoding:
- a CDS encoding amidohydrolase family protein, encoding MAIRLYRNACLLTMDESLGDFDNGDLLIEGDRIVRIGTVLEAPAGAEVVDATGRIIVPGFVDTHRHMWQAILRGIAPAHTLRQSMDNILGEFGPAMTPHDLYTGDLLSARAALASGVTTIQDVSDIQNTPEHSDALVTALRESGIRAVFAYGKSLPQIFAHGAVLPDDARRVRGQLPADSDALVTMALVTEGGSDEDELANAALARDLDVPVARHFSPRLSAAHLQKIGALLPGTTFIHANGLSTEELAVIADSGGSISVSPATEMIMGLGYPVIAPAHAQPNLTVTLSVDFEATVAADMFTQLRAAYQAGRHAHHTAGTASGITVRDVLRMATLDGARSLGLADRTGSLTPGKQADLLVLRADRVDVAPVHDPYSTVVLQLDRSHIDTVTVAGRDHVRAGRLLADSRHLLEDAAATARRLLEAGITAAHK
- a CDS encoding DUF3500 domain-containing protein, whose translation is MTLVRRPDALAFRRTLDPNRGDEFLMGPSLRAEDLPPELTGPWNGRHLAGAGSDNLVLPPEGIVAASLPADQRDGLVELIRVYLDRLPPPQAERTLALVRAHFDQTRFAWRGGRDDECAFYYRIHSPVLLVEYDNHPGVFLTHPEPARYHVHTIVRAPNGNNYGRDLLAQHYRLHHGGHRPG